In Lotus japonicus ecotype B-129 chromosome 5, LjGifu_v1.2, one genomic interval encodes:
- the LOC130719653 gene encoding uncharacterized protein LOC130719653, with product MTVVRKYSTRSSGKKLGLGLSENKKSKKVIILDDDTPVVQNVKRKVHKDNAAPVVDETPTEELDKSDTGSAARKRKIGKRIPENVPAAPLDNISFHSEESVGKWKYVYQRRIAQERELTGEILHCQEIMKLLEAAGLLKTVTKIGGCYDKLVREFIVNVTTNCTVSGHPDFRKVFVRGKCVHFSPEIINQYLGRSTVATGNEELSLSAITKELTAGQTMVWPAKGLLSSTYLSVKYAILNRIGAANWAPTTHSSDVSSGLAKLIYLVGTQTQFDFGEYVFAQTMKHAETFAVRLPIGFPCLICGIILSQHPQILRDDEVPSQKASLLTIDSRLLAGAHVSDVAGLAEMTQGEGTSSQKTPETPIAALIAVSKMLQDTITSCTLRKKNVDTLILQLTKGKRPLEDNAAAHAQDDVGTSDDDTTSD from the coding sequence ATGACTGTTGTTCGTAAGTACTCTACGCGTTCCTCTGGCAAGAAgttaggtttgggtttgagtgagAACAAGAAGAGCAAGAAGGTCATTATTCTTGATGATGATACTCCTGTTGTCCAGAATGTCAAGAGAAAGGTTCACAAAGATAATGCTGCTCCTGTTGTTGATGAGACTCCAACTGAGGAGTTGGATAAGTCAGATACTGGTTCTGCTGCTCGGAAGCGCAAGATTGGGAAACGAATTCCAGAAAATGTGCCTGCTGCTCCTTTGGATAACATTTCTTTTCACTCTGAAGAGAGTGTTGGTAAGTGGAAGTATGTTTATCAGCGCAGGATTGCTCAAGAGAGGGAATTGACTGGTGAGATTCTGCATTGTCAAGAAATTATGAAACTTCTTGAGGCTGCTGGGTTATTGAAAACTGTTACTAAGATAGGTGGCTGCTATGACAAGTTGGTGAGAGAATTTATTGTGAATGTGACTACAAATTGCACTGTTTCTGGGCATCCTGATTTCAGGAAAGTTTTTGTGCGTGGTAAGTGTGTCCATTTTTCACCTGAGATCATTAACCAGTATTTGGGAAGGAGCACTGTTGCCACAGGAAATGAAGAGCTGTCATTGAGTGCTATCACTAAAGAACTCACGGCTGGTCAGACTATGGTATGGCCTGCTAAAGGATTGCTGTCTTCTACTTatttgagtgtgaagtatgctatcttGAATCGCATTGGTGCTGCAAATTGGGCTCCTACCACTCATAGCTCAGATGTTTCTTCAGGTTTggcaaaattaatttatctggTTGGAACTCAAACTCAGTTTGATTTTGGTGAATATGTCTTTGCTCAAACTATGAAGCATGCTGAAACTTTTGCTGTCAGGCTTCCTATTGGTTTTCCTTGTTTAATTTGTGGGATTATTTTGAGTCAACATCCTCAaattctccgtgatgatgaggTTCCTAGCCAGAAAGCTAGTCTTCTCACTATTGATTCCAGGCTGCTAGCTGGTGCCCATGTTTCTGATGTTGCTGGTTTGGCTGAGATGACTCAGGGGGAGGGTACTTCCTCTCAGAAGACTCCTGAGACTCCAATTGCTGCGCTTATTGCTGTGTCTAAGATGCTTCAGGACACAATTACTAGTTGTacattgaggaagaagaatgtggaCACTCTCATTCTGCAGTTGACTAAAGGCAAGAGGCCTCTTGAAGACAATGCTGCTGCTCATGCTCAAGATGATGTTGGTACTTCTGATGATGATACTACTAGTGATTAG